A genomic window from Pseudomonadales bacterium includes:
- a CDS encoding PEP-CTERM sorting domain-containing protein, protein MNLRAGFAVAVFLCGMGAASAASATIISSSGFGSIQSDPDRTGMVGIQPTDDPLLQYVHEAPDGIIRFNDVAGDGLTMRNPDGTSPAWWNSTGPVFTTGSNTITISFEGMDVFGFAFNLGANMPASAWIRAFFEDDSGATGSLYAGGIAVGTGSPARTPGFGVFAAAGGACSRITSIVIDPEPFEWGVGNMAISSGTCGSVSVPEPDTFALLGAGLLGLSMLRRKRGERKGLRG, encoded by the coding sequence ATGAACCTGAGAGCCGGTTTTGCAGTTGCAGTCTTTCTGTGTGGTATGGGTGCTGCTAGTGCAGCGTCCGCAACGATCATTTCGAGCAGCGGATTCGGGTCCATACAGTCCGATCCGGATCGTACCGGAATGGTCGGCATTCAGCCGACGGATGATCCGCTCCTGCAGTACGTTCACGAAGCACCCGATGGCATCATCCGCTTCAATGACGTCGCCGGAGACGGACTGACCATGCGTAACCCGGACGGCACGTCACCCGCATGGTGGAACAGCACGGGTCCGGTCTTCACCACGGGTTCAAACACCATCACCATCAGTTTTGAAGGCATGGATGTTTTCGGCTTTGCGTTCAATCTCGGCGCGAATATGCCGGCGAGTGCGTGGATACGCGCGTTCTTCGAAGATGACAGCGGCGCTACCGGTTCGCTCTATGCAGGCGGCATCGCCGTGGGTACCGGCAGTCCGGCCCGGACACCGGGTTTTGGTGTGTTTGCAGCCGCCGGTGGTGCCTGTTCGCGGATCACCAGCATCGTCATCGACCCCGAGCCCTTTGAATGGGGTGTAGGCAATATGGCGATCTCCAGCGGCACCTGCGGGTCGGTATCCGTTCCCGAGCCTGACACCTTTGCGCTCCTCGGTGCAGGGCTGCTCGGCCTCAGCATGCTGCGGCGCAAACGTGGTGAGCGTAAAGGACTTCGCGGCTGA
- the pnuC gene encoding nicotinamide riboside transporter PnuC, whose product MDVFLNYLPDALAAAFADMAWLEAVGLGSGLLCVWLLIRQNVWTFPIGLIYSFVSVAVFFEQRLYADVLLSGYYVLMNGYGWYYWLYGGRQHGAGSAAGQQTDELPVTRTPRQVLVLLGLGILAATLAMGWFFDNRTGAELPYWDSATTCMSFAAMWMTARKYLENWIVWLVVDVIATGIYLVKGIELYAVLYGVYLGMAVIGWRAWQQTLQQQQQQQACAPGV is encoded by the coding sequence TTGGATGTATTCCTGAACTACCTGCCGGATGCCCTGGCCGCCGCATTTGCGGACATGGCGTGGCTCGAGGCTGTTGGTCTCGGCTCCGGTCTCCTCTGTGTCTGGCTGCTGATCCGGCAGAATGTCTGGACCTTTCCGATCGGCCTGATCTATTCCTTCGTCTCGGTGGCGGTGTTCTTCGAGCAGCGGCTGTATGCAGACGTCCTGCTGTCCGGCTATTACGTGCTCATGAACGGCTATGGCTGGTACTACTGGCTGTATGGTGGCAGGCAGCATGGCGCAGGGTCGGCGGCGGGGCAGCAGACCGATGAGCTGCCGGTGACCCGTACACCGCGACAGGTGCTCGTCCTGTTGGGACTGGGGATCCTGGCCGCCACCCTGGCCATGGGCTGGTTCTTCGACAACCGCACCGGGGCCGAACTGCCTTACTGGGACAGCGCCACCACCTGCATGAGCTTCGCCGCCATGTGGATGACGGCGCGCAAGTATCTGGAGAACTGGATCGTCTGGCTGGTGGTGGATGTCATCGCCACCGGGATCTATCTGGTGAAAGGCATCGAGCTGTATGCGGTGCTCTACGGCGTTTATCTCGGCATGGCGGTAATCGGATGGCGCGCATGGCAGCAGACGCTGCAGCAACAGCAACAGCAGCAGGCATGCGCACCCGGCGTTTGA
- a CDS encoding Sir2 family NAD-dependent protein deacetylase yields the protein MSHDELEDFRSLIETSRRIVFFTGAGISTESGIPDFRSPGTGLWTKMKPIQFQDFVASESVRQESWRRRFSGERSIEKAVPNKGHYAVARLVELGKSPAVITQNVDNLHQHAGVPDDQVIELHGNASYATCLSCGTRYELADLETQFRQHQRVEPCSRCGGIIKSATISFGQAMPEDAMAKAQAVVETCDLMIVAGSSLVVYPAAGFPEYAKRLGAGLVILNREETPLDGIADLVLHREIGPTLAYVVGIN from the coding sequence ATGAGTCACGACGAACTGGAAGACTTCCGGTCTCTGATCGAGACGTCCCGGCGCATTGTGTTTTTTACCGGCGCCGGTATCAGCACCGAGTCCGGCATCCCCGACTTCCGCAGTCCGGGTACCGGGCTGTGGACGAAAATGAAACCCATCCAGTTTCAGGACTTCGTGGCCAGCGAAAGCGTGCGTCAGGAATCCTGGCGCCGGCGTTTCTCCGGCGAACGCAGTATCGAAAAAGCCGTACCCAACAAAGGCCACTATGCGGTGGCGAGGCTGGTCGAACTCGGCAAGTCCCCGGCGGTAATCACCCAGAACGTGGACAACCTGCACCAGCATGCCGGGGTGCCGGACGATCAGGTCATCGAACTGCACGGCAATGCCAGCTATGCCACCTGTCTGTCCTGCGGCACCCGCTATGAACTCGCCGACCTCGAAACCCAGTTCCGGCAGCACCAGCGGGTAGAACCCTGCAGCCGCTGCGGCGGCATCATCAAATCCGCCACCATTTCTTTCGGTCAGGCCATGCCCGAAGACGCCATGGCGAAGGCACAGGCCGTGGTGGAAACCTGCGATCTCATGATCGTGGCCGGCTCTTCGCTGGTGGTCTATCCGGCCGCCGGTTTTCCCGAATACGCCAAGCGCCTCGGCGCCGGCCTGGTCATCCTCAACCGGGAAGAAACGCCCCTCGATGGCATCGCCGATCTGGTCCTGCATCGGGAGATCGGTCCGACCCTCGCCTACGTGGTCGGCATCAACTGA
- a CDS encoding 4'-phosphopantetheinyl transferase superfamily protein, with protein MVSAGGLDDNSDMDAEQINQAIAAAFSAIDDCRLLAGDIVDCVDALYPEEQVAVAQAIGRRQREFATGRTLARRLMGELGIAPAAIPRGAQRQPVWPAGVVGSLTHAERVAVAALATSAKCRALGIDIEIADRVGPELYPKLFRPAELSAIDGDRRLAGLMFSAKEAGYKATCALAPRFVAFRDAEIDIDQEQQRFGFRYLGDHTPSAVMEEGSGRYLFCGPYVLSLFIIR; from the coding sequence ATGGTATCTGCTGGCGGCCTGGACGACAATTCAGACATGGATGCGGAGCAGATCAATCAGGCCATCGCGGCAGCGTTTTCAGCGATCGATGACTGCCGGCTTCTGGCAGGTGACATCGTCGACTGTGTGGATGCGCTCTATCCGGAGGAGCAGGTGGCTGTGGCCCAGGCGATCGGGCGCAGGCAACGGGAATTCGCCACCGGCCGGACACTGGCGCGCAGACTGATGGGCGAACTGGGCATTGCACCTGCTGCGATACCGCGCGGCGCTCAGCGACAGCCGGTGTGGCCTGCCGGTGTGGTCGGCAGCCTGACCCATGCCGAGCGGGTCGCGGTGGCAGCGCTCGCAACCAGCGCAAAGTGCCGCGCCCTGGGCATCGATATCGAGATTGCGGATCGGGTCGGTCCGGAGCTCTATCCGAAGCTCTTCCGGCCTGCGGAGCTGAGTGCGATCGATGGTGACAGACGCCTGGCGGGACTGATGTTCAGCGCCAAGGAGGCGGGCTACAAAGCCACCTGTGCCCTGGCTCCGCGCTTTGTCGCGTTCCGGGATGCTGAAATCGACATTGACCAGGAGCAGCAACGCTTCGGGTTCCGCTATCTGGGAGATCACACCCCCAGCGCGGTGATGGAGGAGGGCAGCGGCCGCTATCTGTTCTGCGGGCCTTATGTGCTGAGCCTGTTTATCATCCGCTGA
- a CDS encoding AAA family ATPase translates to MGVGKIIFLNGSSSAGKTTLAIMLQQLLDEPYQHIALDQFRDGMPGRYRGLNSPSGTPGHRGLNVVPMEKNGELLTHIRFGDHGEQVLRGMRRAIAAFASAGNNVIIDDLLFRPEYLLDYARALRDIPTWFIGVRCSLDVVNAREKKRTGRFPGTATSHFSAVHAHGAGYDLEVDTSSSTPKACAQQIVTRLGSPPVVLPALLCQVAEDEARR, encoded by the coding sequence ATGGGGGTCGGCAAAATCATCTTTCTCAACGGGTCGTCCAGTGCCGGCAAAACGACGCTGGCCATCATGCTGCAGCAGCTGCTGGACGAGCCCTATCAGCACATCGCTCTGGATCAGTTCCGGGATGGGATGCCGGGTCGCTATAGAGGTCTGAATTCACCCTCCGGCACTCCGGGACACCGCGGTCTGAATGTGGTGCCCATGGAAAAGAACGGCGAGCTGCTGACCCACATCCGCTTCGGAGATCATGGTGAACAGGTGCTGCGCGGGATGCGTCGGGCCATCGCCGCGTTCGCCAGTGCCGGCAACAACGTGATTATCGACGACCTGCTGTTTCGCCCTGAATATCTGCTGGACTACGCACGGGCATTGCGGGACATACCCACCTGGTTCATCGGTGTGCGCTGCAGCCTCGATGTGGTAAACGCCCGGGAGAAGAAACGCACCGGGCGCTTCCCCGGCACGGCAACTTCGCACTTCAGCGCCGTGCACGCCCACGGTGCCGGCTATGATCTGGAAGTCGATACCAGCAGCAGTACCCCGAAAGCCTGCGCACAGCAGATCGTCACCCGGCTCGGCTCTCCTCCTGTCGTTCTCCCCGCGCTGCTCTGTCAGGTTGCGGAGGACGAAGCCCGGCGCTGA
- a CDS encoding response regulator transcription factor, translating to MAKSIAIVEDDPDQRANYRDAITKKGYQVAAYGTRAEALAGIEQAMPDLVILDIILGDEVDAGFQLCRDLLARAPALPVIFLTERIDEIDKISGLRLGAWDYLPKPISLDYLAERISSLLRIHEFRKDQDQVESPTAKKIGDLTLDQDALLASWQGQRIDLSGTEFRMLAKLVRQPGHAVSYETLMNATMQSLVTNNTINTHMRNIRKKFEKVDANFAAIKSEYGFGYRWSN from the coding sequence ATGGCCAAATCCATAGCCATCGTCGAAGACGACCCGGATCAGCGGGCCAACTACCGTGACGCAATCACCAAGAAAGGCTATCAGGTCGCCGCCTACGGTACCCGGGCGGAAGCCCTCGCGGGAATCGAGCAGGCCATGCCGGACCTGGTGATCCTCGACATCATTCTCGGCGACGAGGTCGATGCGGGATTTCAACTGTGTCGTGACCTGCTCGCCCGAGCGCCCGCCCTCCCGGTGATCTTCCTGACCGAACGCATCGACGAGATCGACAAGATCTCGGGACTGCGACTGGGCGCCTGGGACTACCTGCCGAAACCCATCAGCCTGGATTATCTGGCCGAGCGCATATCCTCGCTGCTGCGCATACACGAGTTCCGCAAGGATCAGGACCAGGTGGAGTCCCCGACCGCCAAAAAGATTGGAGACCTGACCCTGGACCAGGATGCCCTGCTGGCTTCCTGGCAGGGTCAGCGCATCGACCTCTCCGGTACCGAGTTCCGCATGCTCGCCAAACTGGTCCGGCAGCCGGGTCATGCGGTGAGTTACGAGACCCTGATGAACGCCACCATGCAGTCACTGGTGACCAACAACACCATCAACACCCACATGCGCAACATCCGCAAGAAGTTCGAAAAGGTGGACGCCAACTTCGCGGCAATCAAAAGCGAATACGGATTCGGCTACCGGTGGTCGAACTGA
- a CDS encoding VWA domain-containing protein: MRPIQSAPMDVTLTRFVHALRSADLQVSPAETLDGFAVVQAVGLMDPRLLQDALALTLAKTREEKQRFAECFERFFHQLAFRRAPKRSPLRGLDSAKLLEILDPEKQPVIRQVIDEILHGDRTALAYRVQREAERLQISGMQTLRDKARIGDLLSLALGGRELEQLLSRSEDFPAAQLPALRYLRQYIQEQVRDYVDLQYQLAVDATGRRALLAAALKGNLDQLPPDYYREVDRVVAKLAQRLSQRHRARAKKTRRGHLDIKRTLRANIAYDGALFDLHWRQRHRQPSTVYVVCDVSNSVSRIARFLLLLLHGLTDALPQVRAFAFSNRLGEISEDLRGSDVDAAVAAAMFDWGKGATDYGAALTDLRNQVGADLDRHSTLIFLGDARANFYDPRVDVLRGLARRVRQVFWLNPESRDRWGEGDSVMPHYAPYCLRVDVCRDLQDIERFADRLLSATR; encoded by the coding sequence GTGAGACCGATACAATCGGCGCCGATGGATGTCACCCTCACCCGATTCGTGCACGCGCTGCGCAGCGCCGATCTGCAGGTCTCACCGGCGGAAACCCTGGATGGGTTTGCCGTGGTGCAGGCGGTGGGTCTGATGGATCCGCGCCTGCTGCAGGATGCGCTGGCCCTGACCCTGGCGAAGACCCGGGAGGAGAAGCAGCGCTTTGCGGAATGCTTCGAGCGCTTCTTCCATCAGCTGGCGTTCCGGCGCGCGCCGAAACGCTCACCGCTGCGCGGACTGGATTCTGCGAAGCTGCTGGAAATCCTGGACCCGGAAAAACAGCCGGTGATCCGCCAGGTCATCGACGAAATCCTGCACGGAGATCGCACCGCACTCGCTTACCGGGTGCAGCGGGAAGCAGAGCGCCTGCAGATATCCGGCATGCAGACACTCAGAGACAAGGCCCGGATCGGTGATCTGCTGAGTCTTGCATTAGGTGGCAGAGAGCTCGAGCAGCTGCTCAGTCGATCTGAAGACTTTCCCGCAGCGCAGCTGCCGGCGCTGCGTTATCTGCGCCAGTACATTCAGGAGCAGGTCCGCGACTATGTGGATCTCCAGTATCAGCTGGCGGTGGATGCGACAGGCCGACGCGCTCTCCTGGCGGCGGCGCTCAAGGGTAATCTCGATCAGCTGCCACCGGACTACTATCGTGAAGTGGATCGGGTGGTGGCCAAACTTGCGCAGCGACTGAGTCAGCGTCACCGTGCCAGGGCAAAGAAAACCCGGCGTGGCCATCTCGACATCAAACGCACACTGCGCGCAAACATCGCCTACGACGGTGCGCTGTTCGATCTGCACTGGCGCCAGCGCCATCGCCAGCCCTCTACGGTGTATGTGGTCTGTGATGTCAGCAACTCGGTTTCCCGGATTGCGCGCTTTCTGCTGCTGCTGCTGCACGGACTGACAGACGCGCTGCCTCAGGTGCGGGCCTTTGCGTTTTCCAACCGGCTCGGAGAAATCAGTGAGGACTTACGCGGCAGCGACGTCGACGCAGCGGTGGCCGCGGCGATGTTCGACTGGGGCAAGGGTGCCACCGATTACGGTGCGGCGCTGACCGATCTGCGTAACCAGGTGGGCGCGGATCTGGACCGGCACAGCACCCTCATTTTTCTCGGCGATGCCCGGGCCAACTTCTACGATCCCCGGGTGGACGTACTGCGCGGACTGGCACGCCGGGTACGGCAGGTGTTCTGGCTCAACCCCGAGTCCCGGGATCGCTGGGGGGAGGGTGATTCGGTGATGCCCCACTACGCGCCATACTGTCTGCGGGTGGACGTCTGCCGCGATCTGCAGGATATCGAACGGTTCGCTGACCGGCTGCTGAGCGCGACCCGCTGA
- a CDS encoding phosphotransferase: protein MATPQLPDTERVRKEIAALVPDWPPAAIQSIAHLDGGFSNHNFRFRCDAVDYVIRVPGRERPYVDRRAELELLRGGQLSSDPALEAPSLIAFDPDTGSMITRWVDGQLLSEARPDEADLIGYLKRLHATLPVTSRTYDPLELSRQLLAGARGPRWLTRLLASLAWQPRKLVPAHNDLNPWNVIRTVTGTWLTLDWEWFGNNDPLFDLVTLQQGLGLPAQRLHPLAERLLDHSVAQERMERCLCLFWLREYAWAHAELAQGHDQEGIRAQLTLSTERLRQMM from the coding sequence ATGGCAACACCACAGCTACCCGACACTGAGCGGGTTCGCAAAGAAATCGCTGCGCTTGTGCCGGACTGGCCACCTGCGGCCATCCAGTCCATCGCCCATCTGGACGGCGGCTTCAGCAATCACAACTTCCGTTTCCGCTGTGACGCTGTGGATTACGTGATCCGGGTGCCGGGCCGGGAGCGACCCTATGTCGACCGGCGCGCGGAACTGGAGCTGCTGCGCGGCGGACAGCTCAGCAGCGATCCCGCACTCGAGGCACCCAGCCTCATCGCTTTCGATCCCGACACCGGCAGCATGATCACCCGCTGGGTCGACGGCCAGCTGCTGAGTGAAGCACGGCCCGATGAAGCTGACCTCATCGGCTACCTCAAACGTCTGCACGCGACGCTGCCGGTGACTTCCCGCACCTATGACCCGCTGGAGTTGTCCCGTCAGCTGCTCGCCGGAGCCCGGGGTCCGCGCTGGCTGACGCGCCTGCTTGCCTCCCTCGCCTGGCAGCCCCGGAAGCTGGTTCCCGCACACAACGATCTCAATCCCTGGAATGTCATCCGCACCGTTACCGGGACCTGGTTGACCCTGGACTGGGAGTGGTTCGGCAACAACGACCCGCTGTTTGATCTGGTCACCCTGCAGCAGGGCCTGGGTCTGCCTGCGCAGCGACTGCACCCCCTGGCCGAGCGCCTCCTCGACCACAGCGTAGCGCAGGAGCGCATGGAACGCTGTCTGTGCCTGTTCTGGCTGCGGGAGTACGCGTGGGCCCATGCGGAACTCGCCCAGGGTCACGATCAGGAAGGCATTCGCGCACAGCTCACCCTCTCGACAGAGCGGCTGCGTCAGATGATGTGA
- a CDS encoding 2-hydroxychromene-2-carboxylate isomerase — MHRIEFFFDCSSPWTYLAFERIRPLAARADIEVIWKPILVGGIFNSVNPSVYENRSKPVPAKARYYQKDLQDWAAYGGVKIGQPPVFPVNSVKVMRGAFVAIEEGCLEAYAQRAFERYWGELADISQEEEVLKIAAAAGMGKADFLAKISSQPYKDRLRESTDECVRRGGFGSPTLFLDGDDMYFGNDRIVLIEAKLSR, encoded by the coding sequence ATGCACCGTATCGAGTTTTTTTTCGACTGCTCCAGTCCCTGGACTTATCTCGCTTTCGAGCGCATCAGACCGCTGGCGGCCCGGGCGGATATCGAGGTGATCTGGAAGCCGATCCTGGTCGGGGGAATCTTCAACAGCGTGAATCCGAGTGTCTATGAAAACCGCTCGAAACCGGTGCCCGCGAAGGCGCGCTACTACCAGAAAGACCTGCAGGACTGGGCTGCGTATGGAGGTGTGAAGATCGGTCAGCCACCCGTGTTTCCCGTCAACAGTGTGAAGGTGATGCGTGGGGCTTTCGTGGCGATTGAAGAGGGGTGTCTGGAGGCCTACGCGCAGCGTGCATTCGAGCGGTACTGGGGAGAGCTGGCGGACATTTCCCAGGAGGAAGAAGTCCTCAAAATCGCGGCAGCCGCGGGCATGGGCAAAGCGGACTTTCTTGCGAAGATCAGCAGCCAGCCATACAAGGATCGATTGCGGGAGAGCACCGACGAGTGTGTGCGGCGTGGCGGGTTTGGCTCACCGACCCTGTTTCTCGATGGTGATGACATGTATTTCGGCAACGATCGGATTGTGCTGATCGAGGCGAAACTCAGCCGTTGA
- a CDS encoding ATP-binding protein, translating to MRTRRLTLCLTGPESTGKTTLARSLAAHFNVPMVAEAARDYLGARQGYGEKDLLEIARLQIAAERDARSSHDGLLISDTDLLVLQIWWEEKFGPAPDLIREGMAARTPRIYLLTYPDLPWEPDPLRENPTDRMRLFARHESELTRGPFRYGIVEGLDDSRLESALHQFERLIGGPGLV from the coding sequence ATGCGCACCCGGCGTTTGACCCTGTGCCTCACGGGGCCGGAATCGACGGGCAAAACGACCCTCGCCCGCTCGCTTGCCGCACATTTCAATGTGCCGATGGTGGCCGAAGCGGCTCGCGACTACCTGGGTGCGCGGCAGGGCTATGGGGAAAAAGACCTTCTGGAGATCGCCCGGCTGCAGATAGCGGCGGAGCGGGATGCCCGCAGCAGCCATGACGGGCTGCTGATCAGTGATACGGATCTGCTGGTGCTGCAGATCTGGTGGGAAGAGAAATTCGGACCCGCGCCCGACCTGATCCGTGAGGGCATGGCGGCGCGCACGCCACGCATCTATCTGCTCACCTACCCGGACCTGCCCTGGGAGCCGGACCCGCTGCGCGAAAATCCGACAGACCGGATGCGGCTCTTTGCGCGTCATGAGTCGGAGCTGACCCGGGGACCGTTTCGCTACGGCATCGTCGAAGGTCTCGACGACAGCCGGCTCGAGTCTGCGCTGCACCAGTTCGAGCGCCTGATTGGCGGCCCCGGGCTGGTCTGA